The following are encoded together in the Drosophila sechellia strain sech25 chromosome 3R, ASM438219v1, whole genome shotgun sequence genome:
- the LOC6606494 gene encoding leucine-rich repeat-containing protein 40 isoform X2 has protein sequence MCGPYPRRRRYYQIREFQMASSADELESEDPDDELELDDPEPPTHSEDLPKRLYDINEADADSKAVNLEELTIKEEDAWWNQVPLNNLDLSSNTLTHISPKIENLQSLTVLTLHDNALVELPPEIGKLEKLMRLNVSHNKLSQLPREMYSLPELRHLNISYNEFDELNPDISDLHMLEFLDGGHNNIQSLPGGIGFLVRLTALLLPNNHIKELPPDLVNMRSLQKIDLMHNDLTSLPEDMGLLRKLECLYLQHNDILELPEFEGNEALSELHASNNFIKIIPKAMCSNLPHLKILDLRDNKITELPDELCLLRNLNRLDVSNNTVSVLPVTLSSLAHLISLQVEGNPIKTIRRDILQCGTTRILKTLHDRAMAKAKEEGGGIDDASTSAGISVTRLRGGQMDDGDIPGNFPDSFHHQQQQNGFQCHCPYPCQQQQMQQQFCVYEPLRNCQQYDRQTQGHIYDPENYQQQHQNASLRSLFVQQQQQRMEYPYPGCFMYQQQQQQQFSYEQDPSSRSAVHPRWVYKLRHTRTLAVNLEELTSVPDQVFQIARDEGVHVVDFARNQLSTLPNGLQHMKDLVTELVLSNNVIGYVPQFISQFTRISFLNLSNNLLNDLPTEFGVLNTLRELNIANNRFPCIPNCVYELQGLEILIASENHIKMLNVSGLQNMRRLSTLDLRNNDIETVPPILGNLTNITHLELVGNPFRQPRHQILMKGTDAIMSYLRDRIPT, from the exons ATGTGCGGTCCTTATCCGCGGAGGCGTCGCTACTACCAGATTCGCGAATTCCAGATGGCCTCCTCGGCGGACGAGCTAGAAAGCGAAGATCCGGACGATGAGCTGGAACTGGATGATCCCGAACCTCCGACTCACTCTGAAGACT tgccCAAGCGACTGTACGACATTAACGAGGCGGATGCGGACAGCAAGGCCGTAAATCTAGAGGAACTAACGATTAAGGAGGAGGATGCCTGGTGGAACCAAGTGCCATTGAACAACCTGGACCTGAGCTCAAACACCTTAACGCACATATCGCCAAAGATTGAGAATCTGCAATCACTTACCGTGCTTACG CTGCACGATAATGCTTTGGTGGAGTTACCACCGGAGATCGGCAAGCTGGAAAAGCTAATGCGTCTTAATGTGAGCCACAACAAGCTCAGCCAGCTGCCCCGTGAGATGTACAGTCTACCGGAGCTGCGGCACCTCAACATCTCGTACAACGAGTTCGACGAACTCAATCCGGACATCAGTGACCTTCACATGCTTGAGTTTTTG GACGGTGGGCATAACAATATTCAATCCCTGCCCGGCGGCATTGGGTTCCTGGTGCGTCTAACTGCGCTCTTGTTGCCCAATAATCACATCAAGGAACTGCCGCCCGATCTTGTTAACATGCGCT CTTTGCAAAAGATTGATCTGATGCATAACGACCTGACCAGCTTGCCGGAGGATATGGGCCTGTTGAGAAAGCTGGAATGCCTTTATCTGCAGCATAACGACATACTGGAACTGCCCGAGTTCGAGGGAAACGAGGCCTTGAGCGAGCTACACGCCAGCAATAATTTCATCAAG ATCATACCAAAAGCTATGTGTAGTAACTTGCCACACCTGAAGATACTGGATTTGCGTGACAATAAGATCACGGAGCTGCCCGACGAGCTGTGCCTGCTGCGCAATCTAAACCGTCTCGATGTGTCCAATAATACGGTCAGCGTGCTGCCGGTCACATTGTCCTCCTTGGCCCACCTGATAAGTCTGCAGGTGGAGGGAAATCCCATAAAGACAATCAGACGCGACATCCTGCAGTGTGGCACAACGCGGATCTTAAAGACTCTGCACGATAGAGCTATGGCCAAGGCCAAGGAAGAGGGAGGTGGCATTGACGACGCCTCCACGTCAGCGGGCATCAGTGTTACCCGTTTGCGTGGTGGCCAAATGGACGATGGTGATATACCCGGAAACTTTCCGGATAG CTTtcaccaccagcaacagcagaacGGATTCCAATGTCATTGTCCATATCcatgccagcagcagcaaatgcagcagcagtTTTGTGTGTATGAACCGCTCAGAAATTGTCAGCAATATGATCGCCAGACCCAGGGGCACATATATGATCCCGAAAactaccagcagcagcatcagaaTGCCAGCTTGAGATCACTTTttgtgcaacagcaacagcagcgaatGGAGTATCCCTATCCAGGTTGCTTTATgtaccaacagcagcagcaacagcagttctCATATGAACAGGATCCATCCTCTCGCTCAGCTGTCCATCCACGTTGGGT ATACAAACTACGACATACACGTACATTAGCTGTCAATCTGGAGGAGCTCACGTCAGTGCCTGACCAGGTGTTCCAGATCGCCAGGGATGAGGGAGTGCATGTGGTGGACTTTGCGCGCAACCAGCTGAGCACTTTGCCCAATGG ACTGCAGCACATGAAAGATCTAGTCACGGAGCTAGTTTTATCCAACAATGTTATCGGCTATGTGCCACAGTTCATCTCCCAGTTTACACGTATATCTTTCTTGAATTTGTCAAACAATCTGTTGAATGACCTGCCCACGGAGTTTGGTGTTTTGAACACACTGCGTGAACTAAACATTGCAAACAATCG CTTTCCGTGTATTCCCAACTGTGTGTACGAGTTGCAAGGTCTGGAGATCCTCATTGCCAGTGAGAACcacataaaaatgttaaatgtatCGGGTCTGCAGAACATGCGACGTTTGAGCACATTGGATTTGCGCAATAACGATATTGAGACAGTGCCACCAATTTTGGGGAACCTGACAAACATAAC TCACTTGGAGCTGGTGGGCAATCCTTTTCGACAGCCCCGCCACCAAATCCTGATGAAGGGCACCGACGCCATCATGTCTTATTTGCGCGATCGCATACCCACATAG
- the LOC6606494 gene encoding leucine-rich repeat-containing protein 40 isoform X1: MMNFSNVELGSFRGAQECDQASAFGGDFDFGHSCFTHYGCPSDMSDKAVRGRGNLSTSRITRCAQSPRQAPVVHSPRTNCAFRPIFHERSTHEDDQVLTQELWKLARKSGTLNLSNKALARVPKRLYDINEADADSKAVNLEELTIKEEDAWWNQVPLNNLDLSSNTLTHISPKIENLQSLTVLTLHDNALVELPPEIGKLEKLMRLNVSHNKLSQLPREMYSLPELRHLNISYNEFDELNPDISDLHMLEFLDGGHNNIQSLPGGIGFLVRLTALLLPNNHIKELPPDLVNMRSLQKIDLMHNDLTSLPEDMGLLRKLECLYLQHNDILELPEFEGNEALSELHASNNFIKIIPKAMCSNLPHLKILDLRDNKITELPDELCLLRNLNRLDVSNNTVSVLPVTLSSLAHLISLQVEGNPIKTIRRDILQCGTTRILKTLHDRAMAKAKEEGGGIDDASTSAGISVTRLRGGQMDDGDIPGNFPDSFHHQQQQNGFQCHCPYPCQQQQMQQQFCVYEPLRNCQQYDRQTQGHIYDPENYQQQHQNASLRSLFVQQQQQRMEYPYPGCFMYQQQQQQQFSYEQDPSSRSAVHPRWVYKLRHTRTLAVNLEELTSVPDQVFQIARDEGVHVVDFARNQLSTLPNGLQHMKDLVTELVLSNNVIGYVPQFISQFTRISFLNLSNNLLNDLPTEFGVLNTLRELNIANNRFPCIPNCVYELQGLEILIASENHIKMLNVSGLQNMRRLSTLDLRNNDIETVPPILGNLTNITHLELVGNPFRQPRHQILMKGTDAIMSYLRDRIPT; encoded by the exons ATGATGAA CTTCAGCAACGTAGAACTTGGCTCGTTCCGCGGTGCCCAGGAATGTGACCAGGCATCCGCATTTGGCGGCGACTTCGACTTTGGCCATTCCTGCTTCACCCACTACGGCTGTCCCAGCGACATGAGCGACAAAGCCGTCCGAGGACGGGGTAACCTCTCCACCAGCCGGATTACTCGCTGCGCCCAAAGTCCACGCCAAGCCCCAGTGGTCCACTCACCCAGGACAAACTGTGCCTTTCGCCCGATCTTTCACGAGAGGAGCACTCACGAGGACGACCAGGTGCTCACCCAAGAACTGTGGAAGCTGGCGCGGAAATCGGGCACCCTGAATCTTTCCAACAAGGCATTGGCCAGAG tgccCAAGCGACTGTACGACATTAACGAGGCGGATGCGGACAGCAAGGCCGTAAATCTAGAGGAACTAACGATTAAGGAGGAGGATGCCTGGTGGAACCAAGTGCCATTGAACAACCTGGACCTGAGCTCAAACACCTTAACGCACATATCGCCAAAGATTGAGAATCTGCAATCACTTACCGTGCTTACG CTGCACGATAATGCTTTGGTGGAGTTACCACCGGAGATCGGCAAGCTGGAAAAGCTAATGCGTCTTAATGTGAGCCACAACAAGCTCAGCCAGCTGCCCCGTGAGATGTACAGTCTACCGGAGCTGCGGCACCTCAACATCTCGTACAACGAGTTCGACGAACTCAATCCGGACATCAGTGACCTTCACATGCTTGAGTTTTTG GACGGTGGGCATAACAATATTCAATCCCTGCCCGGCGGCATTGGGTTCCTGGTGCGTCTAACTGCGCTCTTGTTGCCCAATAATCACATCAAGGAACTGCCGCCCGATCTTGTTAACATGCGCT CTTTGCAAAAGATTGATCTGATGCATAACGACCTGACCAGCTTGCCGGAGGATATGGGCCTGTTGAGAAAGCTGGAATGCCTTTATCTGCAGCATAACGACATACTGGAACTGCCCGAGTTCGAGGGAAACGAGGCCTTGAGCGAGCTACACGCCAGCAATAATTTCATCAAG ATCATACCAAAAGCTATGTGTAGTAACTTGCCACACCTGAAGATACTGGATTTGCGTGACAATAAGATCACGGAGCTGCCCGACGAGCTGTGCCTGCTGCGCAATCTAAACCGTCTCGATGTGTCCAATAATACGGTCAGCGTGCTGCCGGTCACATTGTCCTCCTTGGCCCACCTGATAAGTCTGCAGGTGGAGGGAAATCCCATAAAGACAATCAGACGCGACATCCTGCAGTGTGGCACAACGCGGATCTTAAAGACTCTGCACGATAGAGCTATGGCCAAGGCCAAGGAAGAGGGAGGTGGCATTGACGACGCCTCCACGTCAGCGGGCATCAGTGTTACCCGTTTGCGTGGTGGCCAAATGGACGATGGTGATATACCCGGAAACTTTCCGGATAG CTTtcaccaccagcaacagcagaacGGATTCCAATGTCATTGTCCATATCcatgccagcagcagcaaatgcagcagcagtTTTGTGTGTATGAACCGCTCAGAAATTGTCAGCAATATGATCGCCAGACCCAGGGGCACATATATGATCCCGAAAactaccagcagcagcatcagaaTGCCAGCTTGAGATCACTTTttgtgcaacagcaacagcagcgaatGGAGTATCCCTATCCAGGTTGCTTTATgtaccaacagcagcagcaacagcagttctCATATGAACAGGATCCATCCTCTCGCTCAGCTGTCCATCCACGTTGGGT ATACAAACTACGACATACACGTACATTAGCTGTCAATCTGGAGGAGCTCACGTCAGTGCCTGACCAGGTGTTCCAGATCGCCAGGGATGAGGGAGTGCATGTGGTGGACTTTGCGCGCAACCAGCTGAGCACTTTGCCCAATGG ACTGCAGCACATGAAAGATCTAGTCACGGAGCTAGTTTTATCCAACAATGTTATCGGCTATGTGCCACAGTTCATCTCCCAGTTTACACGTATATCTTTCTTGAATTTGTCAAACAATCTGTTGAATGACCTGCCCACGGAGTTTGGTGTTTTGAACACACTGCGTGAACTAAACATTGCAAACAATCG CTTTCCGTGTATTCCCAACTGTGTGTACGAGTTGCAAGGTCTGGAGATCCTCATTGCCAGTGAGAACcacataaaaatgttaaatgtatCGGGTCTGCAGAACATGCGACGTTTGAGCACATTGGATTTGCGCAATAACGATATTGAGACAGTGCCACCAATTTTGGGGAACCTGACAAACATAAC TCACTTGGAGCTGGTGGGCAATCCTTTTCGACAGCCCCGCCACCAAATCCTGATGAAGGGCACCGACGCCATCATGTCTTATTTGCGCGATCGCATACCCACATAG
- the LOC6606494 gene encoding leucine-rich repeat-containing protein 40 isoform X3 translates to MSDKAVRGRGNLSTSRITRCAQSPRQAPVVHSPRTNCAFRPIFHERSTHEDDQVLTQELWKLARKSGTLNLSNKALARVPKRLYDINEADADSKAVNLEELTIKEEDAWWNQVPLNNLDLSSNTLTHISPKIENLQSLTVLTLHDNALVELPPEIGKLEKLMRLNVSHNKLSQLPREMYSLPELRHLNISYNEFDELNPDISDLHMLEFLDGGHNNIQSLPGGIGFLVRLTALLLPNNHIKELPPDLVNMRSLQKIDLMHNDLTSLPEDMGLLRKLECLYLQHNDILELPEFEGNEALSELHASNNFIKIIPKAMCSNLPHLKILDLRDNKITELPDELCLLRNLNRLDVSNNTVSVLPVTLSSLAHLISLQVEGNPIKTIRRDILQCGTTRILKTLHDRAMAKAKEEGGGIDDASTSAGISVTRLRGGQMDDGDIPGNFPDRYKLRHTRTLAVNLEELTSVPDQVFQIARDEGVHVVDFARNQLSTLPNGLQHMKDLVTELVLSNNVIGYVPQFISQFTRISFLNLSNNLLNDLPTEFGVLNTLRELNIANNRFPCIPNCVYELQGLEILIASENHIKMLNVSGLQNMRRLSTLDLRNNDIETVPPILGNLTNITHLELVGNPFRQPRHQILMKGTDAIMSYLRDRIPT, encoded by the exons ATGAGCGACAAAGCCGTCCGAGGACGGGGTAACCTCTCCACCAGCCGGATTACTCGCTGCGCCCAAAGTCCACGCCAAGCCCCAGTGGTCCACTCACCCAGGACAAACTGTGCCTTTCGCCCGATCTTTCACGAGAGGAGCACTCACGAGGACGACCAGGTGCTCACCCAAGAACTGTGGAAGCTGGCGCGGAAATCGGGCACCCTGAATCTTTCCAACAAGGCATTGGCCAGAG tgccCAAGCGACTGTACGACATTAACGAGGCGGATGCGGACAGCAAGGCCGTAAATCTAGAGGAACTAACGATTAAGGAGGAGGATGCCTGGTGGAACCAAGTGCCATTGAACAACCTGGACCTGAGCTCAAACACCTTAACGCACATATCGCCAAAGATTGAGAATCTGCAATCACTTACCGTGCTTACG CTGCACGATAATGCTTTGGTGGAGTTACCACCGGAGATCGGCAAGCTGGAAAAGCTAATGCGTCTTAATGTGAGCCACAACAAGCTCAGCCAGCTGCCCCGTGAGATGTACAGTCTACCGGAGCTGCGGCACCTCAACATCTCGTACAACGAGTTCGACGAACTCAATCCGGACATCAGTGACCTTCACATGCTTGAGTTTTTG GACGGTGGGCATAACAATATTCAATCCCTGCCCGGCGGCATTGGGTTCCTGGTGCGTCTAACTGCGCTCTTGTTGCCCAATAATCACATCAAGGAACTGCCGCCCGATCTTGTTAACATGCGCT CTTTGCAAAAGATTGATCTGATGCATAACGACCTGACCAGCTTGCCGGAGGATATGGGCCTGTTGAGAAAGCTGGAATGCCTTTATCTGCAGCATAACGACATACTGGAACTGCCCGAGTTCGAGGGAAACGAGGCCTTGAGCGAGCTACACGCCAGCAATAATTTCATCAAG ATCATACCAAAAGCTATGTGTAGTAACTTGCCACACCTGAAGATACTGGATTTGCGTGACAATAAGATCACGGAGCTGCCCGACGAGCTGTGCCTGCTGCGCAATCTAAACCGTCTCGATGTGTCCAATAATACGGTCAGCGTGCTGCCGGTCACATTGTCCTCCTTGGCCCACCTGATAAGTCTGCAGGTGGAGGGAAATCCCATAAAGACAATCAGACGCGACATCCTGCAGTGTGGCACAACGCGGATCTTAAAGACTCTGCACGATAGAGCTATGGCCAAGGCCAAGGAAGAGGGAGGTGGCATTGACGACGCCTCCACGTCAGCGGGCATCAGTGTTACCCGTTTGCGTGGTGGCCAAATGGACGATGGTGATATACCCGGAAACTTTCCGGATAG ATACAAACTACGACATACACGTACATTAGCTGTCAATCTGGAGGAGCTCACGTCAGTGCCTGACCAGGTGTTCCAGATCGCCAGGGATGAGGGAGTGCATGTGGTGGACTTTGCGCGCAACCAGCTGAGCACTTTGCCCAATGG ACTGCAGCACATGAAAGATCTAGTCACGGAGCTAGTTTTATCCAACAATGTTATCGGCTATGTGCCACAGTTCATCTCCCAGTTTACACGTATATCTTTCTTGAATTTGTCAAACAATCTGTTGAATGACCTGCCCACGGAGTTTGGTGTTTTGAACACACTGCGTGAACTAAACATTGCAAACAATCG CTTTCCGTGTATTCCCAACTGTGTGTACGAGTTGCAAGGTCTGGAGATCCTCATTGCCAGTGAGAACcacataaaaatgttaaatgtatCGGGTCTGCAGAACATGCGACGTTTGAGCACATTGGATTTGCGCAATAACGATATTGAGACAGTGCCACCAATTTTGGGGAACCTGACAAACATAAC TCACTTGGAGCTGGTGGGCAATCCTTTTCGACAGCCCCGCCACCAAATCCTGATGAAGGGCACCGACGCCATCATGTCTTATTTGCGCGATCGCATACCCACATAG
- the LOC6606494 gene encoding leucine-rich repeat-containing protein 40 isoform X5, translated as MCGPYPRRRRYYQIREFQMASSADELESEDPDDELELDDPEPPTHSEDLPKRLYDINEADADSKAVNLEELTIKEEDAWWNQVPLNNLDLSSNTLTHISPKIENLQSLTVLTLHDNALVELPPEIGKLEKLMRLNVSHNKLSQLPREMYSLPELRHLNISYNEFDELNPDISDLHMLEFLDGGHNNIQSLPGGIGFLVRLTALLLPNNHIKELPPDLVNMRSLQKIDLMHNDLTSLPEDMGLLRKLECLYLQHNDILELPEFEGNEALSELHASNNFIKIIPKAMCSNLPHLKILDLRDNKITELPDELCLLRNLNRLDVSNNTVSVLPVTLSSLAHLISLQVEGNPIKTIRRDILQCGTTRILKTLHDRAMAKAKEEGGGIDDASTSAGISVTRLRGGQMDDGDIPGNFPDSFHHQQQQNGFQCHCPYPCQQQQMQQQFCVYEPLRNCQQYDRQTQGHIYDPENYQQQHQNASLRSLFVQQQQQRMEYPYPGCFMYQQQQQQQFSYEQDPSSRSAVHPRWV; from the exons ATGTGCGGTCCTTATCCGCGGAGGCGTCGCTACTACCAGATTCGCGAATTCCAGATGGCCTCCTCGGCGGACGAGCTAGAAAGCGAAGATCCGGACGATGAGCTGGAACTGGATGATCCCGAACCTCCGACTCACTCTGAAGACT tgccCAAGCGACTGTACGACATTAACGAGGCGGATGCGGACAGCAAGGCCGTAAATCTAGAGGAACTAACGATTAAGGAGGAGGATGCCTGGTGGAACCAAGTGCCATTGAACAACCTGGACCTGAGCTCAAACACCTTAACGCACATATCGCCAAAGATTGAGAATCTGCAATCACTTACCGTGCTTACG CTGCACGATAATGCTTTGGTGGAGTTACCACCGGAGATCGGCAAGCTGGAAAAGCTAATGCGTCTTAATGTGAGCCACAACAAGCTCAGCCAGCTGCCCCGTGAGATGTACAGTCTACCGGAGCTGCGGCACCTCAACATCTCGTACAACGAGTTCGACGAACTCAATCCGGACATCAGTGACCTTCACATGCTTGAGTTTTTG GACGGTGGGCATAACAATATTCAATCCCTGCCCGGCGGCATTGGGTTCCTGGTGCGTCTAACTGCGCTCTTGTTGCCCAATAATCACATCAAGGAACTGCCGCCCGATCTTGTTAACATGCGCT CTTTGCAAAAGATTGATCTGATGCATAACGACCTGACCAGCTTGCCGGAGGATATGGGCCTGTTGAGAAAGCTGGAATGCCTTTATCTGCAGCATAACGACATACTGGAACTGCCCGAGTTCGAGGGAAACGAGGCCTTGAGCGAGCTACACGCCAGCAATAATTTCATCAAG ATCATACCAAAAGCTATGTGTAGTAACTTGCCACACCTGAAGATACTGGATTTGCGTGACAATAAGATCACGGAGCTGCCCGACGAGCTGTGCCTGCTGCGCAATCTAAACCGTCTCGATGTGTCCAATAATACGGTCAGCGTGCTGCCGGTCACATTGTCCTCCTTGGCCCACCTGATAAGTCTGCAGGTGGAGGGAAATCCCATAAAGACAATCAGACGCGACATCCTGCAGTGTGGCACAACGCGGATCTTAAAGACTCTGCACGATAGAGCTATGGCCAAGGCCAAGGAAGAGGGAGGTGGCATTGACGACGCCTCCACGTCAGCGGGCATCAGTGTTACCCGTTTGCGTGGTGGCCAAATGGACGATGGTGATATACCCGGAAACTTTCCGGATAG CTTtcaccaccagcaacagcagaacGGATTCCAATGTCATTGTCCATATCcatgccagcagcagcaaatgcagcagcagtTTTGTGTGTATGAACCGCTCAGAAATTGTCAGCAATATGATCGCCAGACCCAGGGGCACATATATGATCCCGAAAactaccagcagcagcatcagaaTGCCAGCTTGAGATCACTTTttgtgcaacagcaacagcagcgaatGGAGTATCCCTATCCAGGTTGCTTTATgtaccaacagcagcagcaacagcagttctCATATGAACAGGATCCATCCTCTCGCTCAGCTGTCCATCCACGTTGGGTGTAG
- the LOC6606494 gene encoding leucine-rich repeat-containing protein 40 isoform X4, which translates to MCGPYPRRRRYYQIREFQMASSADELESEDPDDELELDDPEPPTHSEDLPKRLYDINEADADSKAVNLEELTIKEEDAWWNQVPLNNLDLSSNTLTHISPKIENLQSLTVLTLHDNALVELPPEIGKLEKLMRLNVSHNKLSQLPREMYSLPELRHLNISYNEFDELNPDISDLHMLEFLDGGHNNIQSLPGGIGFLVRLTALLLPNNHIKELPPDLVNMRSLQKIDLMHNDLTSLPEDMGLLRKLECLYLQHNDILELPEFEGNEALSELHASNNFIKIIPKAMCSNLPHLKILDLRDNKITELPDELCLLRNLNRLDVSNNTVSVLPVTLSSLAHLISLQVEGNPIKTIRRDILQCGTTRILKTLHDRAMAKAKEEGGGIDDASTSAGISVTRLRGGQMDDGDIPGNFPDRYKLRHTRTLAVNLEELTSVPDQVFQIARDEGVHVVDFARNQLSTLPNGLQHMKDLVTELVLSNNVIGYVPQFISQFTRISFLNLSNNLLNDLPTEFGVLNTLRELNIANNRFPCIPNCVYELQGLEILIASENHIKMLNVSGLQNMRRLSTLDLRNNDIETVPPILGNLTNITHLELVGNPFRQPRHQILMKGTDAIMSYLRDRIPT; encoded by the exons ATGTGCGGTCCTTATCCGCGGAGGCGTCGCTACTACCAGATTCGCGAATTCCAGATGGCCTCCTCGGCGGACGAGCTAGAAAGCGAAGATCCGGACGATGAGCTGGAACTGGATGATCCCGAACCTCCGACTCACTCTGAAGACT tgccCAAGCGACTGTACGACATTAACGAGGCGGATGCGGACAGCAAGGCCGTAAATCTAGAGGAACTAACGATTAAGGAGGAGGATGCCTGGTGGAACCAAGTGCCATTGAACAACCTGGACCTGAGCTCAAACACCTTAACGCACATATCGCCAAAGATTGAGAATCTGCAATCACTTACCGTGCTTACG CTGCACGATAATGCTTTGGTGGAGTTACCACCGGAGATCGGCAAGCTGGAAAAGCTAATGCGTCTTAATGTGAGCCACAACAAGCTCAGCCAGCTGCCCCGTGAGATGTACAGTCTACCGGAGCTGCGGCACCTCAACATCTCGTACAACGAGTTCGACGAACTCAATCCGGACATCAGTGACCTTCACATGCTTGAGTTTTTG GACGGTGGGCATAACAATATTCAATCCCTGCCCGGCGGCATTGGGTTCCTGGTGCGTCTAACTGCGCTCTTGTTGCCCAATAATCACATCAAGGAACTGCCGCCCGATCTTGTTAACATGCGCT CTTTGCAAAAGATTGATCTGATGCATAACGACCTGACCAGCTTGCCGGAGGATATGGGCCTGTTGAGAAAGCTGGAATGCCTTTATCTGCAGCATAACGACATACTGGAACTGCCCGAGTTCGAGGGAAACGAGGCCTTGAGCGAGCTACACGCCAGCAATAATTTCATCAAG ATCATACCAAAAGCTATGTGTAGTAACTTGCCACACCTGAAGATACTGGATTTGCGTGACAATAAGATCACGGAGCTGCCCGACGAGCTGTGCCTGCTGCGCAATCTAAACCGTCTCGATGTGTCCAATAATACGGTCAGCGTGCTGCCGGTCACATTGTCCTCCTTGGCCCACCTGATAAGTCTGCAGGTGGAGGGAAATCCCATAAAGACAATCAGACGCGACATCCTGCAGTGTGGCACAACGCGGATCTTAAAGACTCTGCACGATAGAGCTATGGCCAAGGCCAAGGAAGAGGGAGGTGGCATTGACGACGCCTCCACGTCAGCGGGCATCAGTGTTACCCGTTTGCGTGGTGGCCAAATGGACGATGGTGATATACCCGGAAACTTTCCGGATAG ATACAAACTACGACATACACGTACATTAGCTGTCAATCTGGAGGAGCTCACGTCAGTGCCTGACCAGGTGTTCCAGATCGCCAGGGATGAGGGAGTGCATGTGGTGGACTTTGCGCGCAACCAGCTGAGCACTTTGCCCAATGG ACTGCAGCACATGAAAGATCTAGTCACGGAGCTAGTTTTATCCAACAATGTTATCGGCTATGTGCCACAGTTCATCTCCCAGTTTACACGTATATCTTTCTTGAATTTGTCAAACAATCTGTTGAATGACCTGCCCACGGAGTTTGGTGTTTTGAACACACTGCGTGAACTAAACATTGCAAACAATCG CTTTCCGTGTATTCCCAACTGTGTGTACGAGTTGCAAGGTCTGGAGATCCTCATTGCCAGTGAGAACcacataaaaatgttaaatgtatCGGGTCTGCAGAACATGCGACGTTTGAGCACATTGGATTTGCGCAATAACGATATTGAGACAGTGCCACCAATTTTGGGGAACCTGACAAACATAAC TCACTTGGAGCTGGTGGGCAATCCTTTTCGACAGCCCCGCCACCAAATCCTGATGAAGGGCACCGACGCCATCATGTCTTATTTGCGCGATCGCATACCCACATAG